A genome region from Primulina eburnea isolate SZY01 chromosome 9, ASM2296580v1, whole genome shotgun sequence includes the following:
- the LOC140841323 gene encoding uncharacterized protein isoform X3 — translation MRNFKYEGKKCHLTVKQRENVVAYGTIISEGGPNIMIHHVPLGEQNFKVSIDVVLDEEAELPIPIKSGPRVVKDAVGAIVGWPKELIIFPTTQKKGKPQLFALSDVPGQLDKFKDIVKELPMACKYIYSHAIRLMNESDTIYVEFEGAMFGRPKNIRLLREDILRFMEMREIGARQILVYMGHLYKYLRNEDRADYISFVDPGSIPTCPIGKDGRDLSQHIADQLEAVCRDSICLIPYNTGYHWILAVINEDKNMIYILDSTANKNRDDAWKTIVTNGVRMYNASKGISQKPCFKQLTGNLKQRGSVECGYCVLRYMKEIVESENPQLEKMFAGSIKNQYFNQSQYDEVRSEWSKFVYSYVGA, via the exons ATGCGAAACTTCAAATATGAAG gaaaaaaatgccACTTGACTGTAAAACAACGTGAAAACGTGGTGGCGTATGGCACAATAATATCAGAAGGAGGTCCAAATATCATGATTCACCATGTTCCACTTGGGGAACAAAACTTCAAGGTATCTATTGATGTTGTCTTAGATGAAGAAGCAGAACTTCCAATCCCAATTAAATCTGGACCAAGAGTCGTCAAAGATGCAGTTGGAGCCATTGTTGGTTGGCCTAAAGAGTTGATAATTTTTCCAACGACGCAG AAGAAGGGGAAACCTCAACTATTTGCTCTTTCGGATGTTCCCGGTCAGCTCGACAAGTTCAAGGATATTGTAAAAGAATTACCCATGGCATGCAAGTATATCTACTCGCATGCTATAAGATTGATGAATGAATCGGATACCATATACGTAGAGTTTGAGGGCGCTATGTTTGGACGTCCTAAAAACATACGGTTGCTAAGAGAAGATATCTTACGCTTTATGGAGATGAGAGAGATAGGCGCCAGACAAATTTTGGTTTACATGGG TCACCTCTACAAATATTTGAGAAATGAAGACAGGGCTGATTATATTTCATTTGTGGATCCCGGAAGCATACCTACATGCCCAATTGGCAAAGATGGTCGTGACTTATCACAACATATTGCTGACCAGTTGGAAGCAGTGTGTAGAGACAGCATCTGCCTTATCCCATACAACACTGG GTACCATTGGATCTTGgctgtcatcaatgaagataaaaatatgatatatatattggaTTCTACGGCTAACAAAAACCGAGACGATGCATGGAAAACTATAGTGACCAA tgGTGTCAGAATGTACAATGCCTCGAAGGGTATTTCTCAAAAGCCGTGTTTTAAACAATTGACG GGTAATCTAAAACAACGTGGTTCTGTTGAATGTGGATATTGTGTGTTGAGGTACATGAAAGAGATAGTTGAATCTGAAAATCCACAATTGGAGAAGATG TTTGCAGGATCAATCAAGAATCAATATTTCAACCAATCTCAATATGATGAAGTCAGAAGTGAATGGAGCAAATTCGTCTACTCTTATGTAGGTGCTTAA